gaagatctcatggctggagaagacataaacggagtcctttgattgatcgaagattgattcgataattgaagatccggtgattgcctaaatattatttggaaggttctgcttatggaaaccgagatcctgattgtatgagcgaacatgattgatgggctatcaacacgttccattaatagcttggacaatcttcctaattgcttccgtccaacgggtagattggaggaattcctttggtaagtgccaacgggtatgatggcataaatgagtatataaggaagactgtcttagttgttcaaggtgtgcgtgatagaagaattccaaagtctaaagctcctttttgtttagacaaatcctttgagcgaatacttgtatacaaaagagagagtctatatttgtgagaaatcttgaggaggtgtggtagaacatctacactgtggaatcaaggcaaagctgtgctgtaacctctttcttgttcatagtggaatttagccaataggctgtcagtgaagaagagtggacgtaggcttgatataagccgaaccactataaaccacgtgttaaattttctcttctctcagtcttactttgattatcgtttcctccaactgtctagtattgtgcaattgcttgagaaaaattctttatatacctattcacccccctctaggtactcatactagcaatatcaattggtatcagagcccgtgtgcttaatttatttgaagtattttacttcatagtaaaagatctatggctagtatgctagcaccagggctgatggaagggcaaagcaataccagaccaccctactttgatggaaaggattacaacatctggaagaacaagatgaaagctttccttcgatcaaaggatcctctggaatgggacattgtagaaaaaggaattactcctaccaccgcatcggtctacgaagaggaaaagaaaccgatgaaaccagcggaatgtctcggaagaaataatcaagagacaaggactcgatgcaaaagcaatttactccttatattgtgctttatcaccaactgaatataatagaatatcttcttgtggtacagcaaaagaagtttgggatagattgcatatcacctatgaaggaaacggatcgagtgaaggaaacaagaatcaacattcttctcggtcaatacgaagccttcagaatgaaaccaggagaatctatatcgacatgtttagtcgttttgagatattgtgaatggtcttaaaaatcaaggtcaaccaacttcgatcccatgaaggtaaacaagctctttacgcgtggactctccgaggattggaatcacataaagacttcgataagagagacgcaaagaattatgccactatctgtcgacgagctaattggaactcttcgagtcttatgaagtggaacggatcaatgaagatgaagatccaaaaggtaagaaatccattgcattaaaatcaaatgacgATTCGATGATACGATTTACAAGAAGATATGGAcaatgaggagcttgctctcatgataagaagattcagaaaactgaatagaaaaggaagaaggttcaactcaaagaaacaaagctttcaaagacagcataCCAAGtacggtgatgatgaggaaccaaacaaagacatagtctgctttgaatgtaagaaaaagagacatcggacccaacctgtcctcttcaagaagaagaaaggaaaagctgaaagatttcgaaaagctctcaaagccgaaatgctggagtgacacagagtgtgaagaaagtgataatgaatatgccaatctatgtcgatggcacaatcggactcaaactcggatcagactcagacagtgaatttgaggcaagtgatattaaaattcatgtcaaagtttctaaatatattgatgaattatgttttagtcttaagacttctctcaaaagaatttccgaactgaaaaaggaaaactcagctctaaaacaaaaggaaaatgttttagtagaaagagctAAAAGTCTTGACTTGatttgtttccactcttaaagaaaatgaagatgatcttttaaaagaaaatgttttttaaaaacagacttatcaaatatctcaaagaaattttcaatagggttcgaaaaacttgagaaaattctttcagctcaaagaccttacttcaataagtccggtctaggtatgaaagaagaaacaattccccttattgattttcctaaagtaaaagaaagaattaagaaaagactctcgagagaggtttacaaaaatcacttcaagaaagtttttgtaaaatctgtaggtagaaatgctctaaaatgttcaaaatgcaatagtccggatcactttgaaaaagagtgtcctatggtttggaaacctgttaagagaatatgggctaatacttatgttactaacacaaaaggacccaagaaagtttgggtaccaaagaaagcttgagactcttttttaaatgcaggtcaccgtcaagaaaaggtaaagtggtatcttgacagtggatgctcaagacacatgacgggagactcaaattgttttaaaaagattgctcaagtaaatggtggaaaagtttcatttggaggaaacaacaaagggagtattgtgggatttggaactgtgaaaattggaaatctcacaataagtaatgtttcattagtggaaggactcaattacaatcttctcagcattagtcaattgtgtgataccggtttcaagatctttttcaagaaggaatatgttacgaatcggtaaagactctactcagtctttcatgggtcgtagacatggaaacatttatcttttggatgtgaaaccaaatgaatcgcaatgttttatctcaattcaagacgaagcaagcttatggcacgaaagcttggtcatgtcaacatgaagcaattagccaaaatctcatcaaagcagcttgttcgaggactacccaaattaccttatcaaaagactgatccatgcactccatgtattcgggaaagcaggtaagaaattcattcaagccaataaatcatgtctctactaatcatgtactacggttgctgcatatggatctcttcggaccaaccgaacagtattggaggtaagaaatattgcctagtaattatggacgattactcccgttttacttgggtatatttccttgcaagtaagtctgaaaccttctcgtattttgaaaagtttgctaaaaaggttcaaaatgaaaaatgatgtgttatctcaagtataagaacagatcatggaggtgaatttgaaaatcaagattttacaaaattttgtgatgaatcggctttaatcatgtgttctcctctccatatactcctcaaaaaatggagttgtggaaagaaagaacagatctcttcagaaatggctagaactcttttaattgaaagcaagatttcttcacgattttgggctgaagctgtttcaacagcatgttatatcatcaatagagtcttcttaagacctattctagagaaaaccccttatgaattgttcaaagataagaagcctattgtttcatactttcatgtattcggttgcaaatgttttattttgaaaatgcaaaagatcgagttggtaagtttgaagaaagatcggatgaaggtatcttccttggatattctacatcaagcaaagccttgagtctataacaagaagagccgatccagtggaggagtcaatgaatgtcaaatttcaagactcaacgcaagatgaatcaagtcgactcatcaagaagagtcgaaCTGCTCCcgatcttccaaagcttacaactcaagaagcatctcggactggaaaaccagcttcaagatgttcgtgaagatccaaacaaagaaagatatcATCAACCAAACGGATCAACGAGTagctggaagcataagtccggtcatcccaaagatcttataatcggcgaaatgaatgaaggaattcgcaccgatccaaaaggcgagaagagtctagtctttgtggctctcgtttctaaaattgaaccaaaaagcatagaagaagctttatcgatgaaagttggattgaagctatgcaagaagagctcgagactttagcattaatgatgtctggaaattgacatccaaaccaaaaggtaaaactgttattggagctaaatgggtgttcagaaacaagatgaatgagaaaggaaaagtcatacgaaacaaagcaagactcgtggccaagggatatatgcaagaagaaggaatagactatgatgagacttacgcttcagtagcaaggttagaagctattcgactattacttgcgtttgcttgttataagaatttcaggttattccaaatggacgtcaaaagtgccttcctaaatggagtcatccaagaggaagtttatgtggaacaaccaccagggtttaaagacccaaagaagccaaactcagtcttcagactgaagaaggctctgtatggtttaaagcaagcacctcgagcttggtacgaccagttaagtaagtttttaatacaaaatggttttgtcaaaggtaaagtggatactactttatttatcaaaaaggagaacaaaattttcttacttgttcaaatatatgtggacgacattattttcggatcttctaatgaaaatatgtgcaagaaattttctaagtctatgcaggatgaatttgaaatgagtatgatgggagagttaacattctttcttggtcttcaagtaaaacaattgaatgaaggaacttttatttatcaagaaaaatatgttaatgatcttgtcaaaagatttggactggaaaagtgcaaaaagaccgacataccgatgtcaagttctttgaagatagacaaagatgaagaagggaagaaagttgatcaaaagctgtacatgagcatcattggttcactcctttatcttaccgcttctagacgacatcttgttgagtgtttgcatctatgctaggtttcaatcagatcctagagaatcccatctcagtgctgcgaaacgcatcattaaatacgttgcttcatcatcaagcatcggtctttggtatcctaagaagggagactttaatcttcctgGATATTCGGACACGATCTGGctggttgcgagttgatagaaagagcacttcgagaacttgccagttgcttggaagcaggacagtgtcttggttttcaaggaaacaaagcactgtgtctctttcaacaacagaagcagaactcatgcacggagattaattgcgacaacaccagcgctatcaacctcaccaaaaatccaattctccactcaagagcaaagcatatagagattcgacatcactttataagataccaggttcaaaatggagatgtttcaattcaatttgttgactcaaagaatcaacaggcggatatattcacaaagcctttggagaaaaatcaatttgagtctatacgctccggactcaacattttgaggtatgaggatatcaaagtctaaagactttcagactcgagacttacaagactttatctcgaAAGACaggtcttggtacgtccgtcgaccgtaagtctttctctcttgaatctcatcttgaaaaggtacgattgtcgacctatgtttaaattgttgctatatttaattgacgtaaatattgcatcatttcattttcaaaagggaagttattttttaaatggctattttgcggaaaaagacagttattttgaaaatgcatatttttatttcctttatgacggttcgtttatccctctttttaacgaTCGtgaactgtcgattcctcttcacttttctctcaaaaaccctagaaagcatcgatcctcaattcccgtttgtcttcttcgtttaatcctcaaaaagttgtcatctttcccgggaaagtcaagcaaggaatcttccaaaacgagaaagatgtcatcttcaaaaaagtcttcgagaattgcaagcggggaccaaggcggatgagtgaggggcctacgcacttcgatcttacgaagatgaagtgactcccgaGACaggcaagcgagcccacaacattctcaacaacgtcattctcctccatctagtcctcaaggcgttgatcatcaacaacgggaagaaatcatcgaggatgcggaccacgtaagagttcaaagcccgcttatatttacagttatatcgtgccctaaaaggaattcgtactcctttgaactacattgatgattttcttaaagacaaaggacatgggaacgaatatatctttctaaaaaatggaaagtttgggaattgctcgtaaaggggtggccgaggaaacccttgcaaatatcccaagtgatcctcgtggatcggGGGCCGAATcacgtagatgggaatgatgatgataaattatacagtcaattccaaccgaaaatgggtgttgcggttgataatcaaggaaaaatggagatttgttcggatcaaaggaacaaaaaggattcgtactcgaaattgctgaagcgtggggtaataaacctaggagtgtagattttgatttttggatcttgtgaatatgaacttgagggaaaagttcggttatcttcaacttgaaaagttctgctctgactctacgAGAGGCCTATCTTTGAATgcttgcatatttctattcaaatctaagcttttggatgcgaatagattctcgttcgcgttaaagaccaagattatgttgtggatatgaatatgctttggcagatgtgttagaagtcgaaagaggaagatatcggccaatcaaagtttccattgctcgggccactcttgaacggtgaaggacgggagaacgagatgaaaagatcacctacttaaggatgggtgcattcaacatcttgcttcacaagattgtgattaattgcctccgaccgaaatcaacttccaagactcgatgtttcaagttcggggccaagttgatgtatgccattctctttggaaaaaggttttctctccctcacactttgtgatgtttcacatgtatagagcaatgatgaaggacagaggtcaactcccttacccaagccttgttacgaagttattcggacatctcgaatattcagcctccacaaatcttttgtgttcgaccatgcgatcatatggtggtaggtctgaaaatggtgaccaaaatgcgtttgaaggaaccgagcaaggagttggagaaattcaaggagaagactcccgcaaaatctcatcaaatatcttctacagactaaaagaaaagggaaggagcccatggttgctccatccaagagaagaagagctctccttgttgaggatgaagatgatgaggaagacatcactaTCTacgcattggctttgaagaatttaagttgtcctgttccacagaaagaatcggagcaaatgacgaaagaaacagaggaaaaggaagaagaagaaatagaagctgaaaaagaaacagaggaggaaagacctgaagaagaaagaagagaagaaggagaactttgaagaacactcttctccaccgtaggcatggaaacggggggagatcgggagaaaggagtgaagtcttcatgtcctgatgcaagtgaaggagtcagtcgctcacgagcagacccagaggatgtttatgtatctcaatttccagaagaaggtcatgaagtttcatcgccaaacctgcaagattatgcgatctaccatcatctgcatttactccatcgagatCGAgcaagcaagtactcaaaccgataatggagcagattttcgccagaatcatggatattcttttggagatgcgaggtcagatttatgccttgggatgcgaagttcaaagcttgaagaatgaaggtcaagcttcttcctattcattgaatgataaaatgcaagccctctctgttcagaatcaggccaatgccaagagtgaggagattgcacaactaaaggaagactttaaaaggctggaaggcatcgttcgagtCTATAGAAGATTTCcggcttgtccgcgttcccaagcaatcttaacttcatctcatcctttttaatgatgacaaaaagggggagagatgcaagatttgatcaaaaacctttcattcaaaagatttgatcaaaaacctttcattcaacttttaattgtttttgttggattgttttgtggtttgaatctcGTTTGACTTTGGTCTCGTAtcggatgagaaccgaactagacttggacttgatcgcttctattaactaatattgatatcttatggatggcttcatcatatacttggactaacctatttcttgtggttgcagattctagtgttattcatttaagccatttacctctataagatatgcatatgtgtttgagaaatgttttgcgtcaaagatatccaaatctacagggaaagttttgtcaccatcaaaaagggggagattgttggagaaatcttcttgaagtgttttgaagttgacaaatcgtttctatcgcctagtatgaaggcttgcggactacgctatttaaagtctcaagaccttgggacagccgactcaagactcaaagtctatcctcattggcagtctctaatccgttgaagaaaggttatcccgaatcggatgtttcgttgaggatttaaccttatcaactcggagaagatctcatggctagagaagacataaacggagtcttttgattgatcgaagattgattcgataattgaagatccggtgattgcctaaatattattggaaggttctgcttatggaaaccgagatcctgattatatgggcgaataggattgatgggctatcaacacgttccattaatagcttggacaatcttcctaattgattccgtccaacgggtagattggaggaattcctttggtaagtgccaacgggtatgatggcataaaggagtatataaggaagacttgtcttagttgttcaaggtgtgcgcgatagaagaattccaaagtctgaagctcctttttgtttagacaaatcctttgagcgaatacttgtatacgaaagagagagtctatatttgtgagaaatcttgaggaggtgtggtagaacatctacaccgtggaatcaaggcaaagcaaATGCTGTAACctctttcttgttcatagtggaatccgcCAATAGGTcatcggtgaagaagagtggacgtaggcttgatataagccgaaccactataaaccgcgtgttaaattttctcttctctcgccttactttgattatcgtttcctccaactgtctagtattgtgcaattgcttgagaaaaattctttatatacctattcacccccctctaggtactcatactagcaatatcattAGCTAGGCCACGCCACACCAACCTTATTTCTCTTTAGGTGATAGATTACTGGAAGTAATAAGCTCCCTACCTATGGCAATCTCAGAGGCCGGAATGAGTAGTGATGTTGCACAAGTATCAGAAGGTGAGTACAAAGTGTTATTGAGTTTCAGAGGATCTGACACTCGTTATGGATTCACAGATTTCCTCTACCATGGCTTGGTAGATGCTGGAGTTTGTGTATTCAAGGAGGATGATGAACTCCCCATTGACAAAATGATTGGTGAGAACCTTCTACATATAATCAACAACTCCATGCtctacatacccatcttctctcaGACTTATGCTTCTAGTAAACGGTGCCTCCAAGAGCTTGCACTCATAGTAGAAAATGTCTCTAAATCTGAGGGTCAAAAAAGTATCCTTCCTATTTTTCTTGATGTGGAACCTGAGGATGTTAAACTTAGGACTCCACTTTATAGCACTGCCTTCGGGAAACACAATGAGGACTTTCCTCATGAAGCAGAGGCTTGGAGAAAGGCTCTTGCAGAAGTTGATGAAATCAAGGGATGGAATGTGAAAAAGGATCAAAGGTAATACTCGTTAAAGATCCCTacctatttcttctttttctgttttagggGATACAAGTTGccctgtgatttttttttaatggaaaatattgaaaacaACCCGCAATTCTTGCTCTTATTCAACCTTACATCCTCTACTTTTAACTTCTTCCCAAAAATTTTCACCTGCGAGGTTAAATAACTTCAATTTGATCTGCattcttatttattaaaataaactGCATCTTCAAACAGTGATCCCATATGGTAACGactttattttgtatttattttgtgAGTTCTCCTCGAGAAACATCAATTCACAAGGAAAGTAAGATTCTGGGAAGAAAAATCATGTGGCACGCATGTATAAGAAATTAATGTAGTCAACTAATGAAAGTGCTTGTGTACATGACAGCCAAGCAACGATTGTCAAATTAGTCGTTGAAAAGGTTTTGGAGAAGCTAGAGATGAAACGAAAATCAGTGACTGAACATTTAATTGGACTTGAGGATCGGGTAAAACAATTGACAGAATTATTAGATGTCAACCATCAGGATGTGAAGCTCATTGGAATTCATGGGAAGGGTGGTATCGGTAAAACAACCATTGCCAAGATCATCTTCAATAAACTATCTTCCCACTTTGAAAAGCGTTGTAGCTTCCTTGAGAACATATGAGAAAGCTTCTTGACCAAGGAGGGCATACTCCAGTTGCAAAGGAAATTATTGTCTGACATTGTTGGCTTTGGATCTGCAGAACAATTAATGGATAGCGAGCAAGCAATGAGGAGGATTGGAGACACACTTAGCACTAAAAATGCCCTTTTGGTTCTGGATGATGTTGATAAAAAAGAGCACATTAAGAAACTAATAGGAGTTTATTCATTACATCCAGGGTCTAGGATAATCATTAcaacaagaaacaaaattgTTCTGAATGTTAAGGGACATAAAGATGAAATTATATGCTATGAGATGCTAAAGATGGATGATGCTCCTGCGCTTTGCCTTTTTTGTCAGCATGCCTTTGGTAGAGAATGTTAAGGGACTTAAAGATGAAATTATATGCTCCGATATTTATCATGGGCTTTCAAGTAAAATGGTCTCAATTATGACAGGGCTCCCTTTGGCTATAGAAGTAATAGGTTCGTTACTCAATGGGAAAGATGAAGCATTTTGGAAAGAGATGTTGGTTACGTTAAGGGTAGTACCTGAGAAAGACATCATGGAGACATTGAGGATTAGCTATGATAACCTAGACAAATATCAGCAACAAATTTTTCTCGATATAGCGTGCTTCTTGTTCAATGAGAATAAGGCTGATGCAATTTACATGTGGGCTGATTGTCAATTGTATCCCATAAGAGGACTAAAGGTTCTTACCGATAGGTGCTTGATAAAGATATTGGACAATGATAACAtctggatgcatgatcaacttatAGAATTGGGAAGACGAATTGTTCGTCAAGAAAGTCCATTCAATCCAAGAAAGCGAAGTAGGTTGTGGATTGCACAAGAGGCCCTTGAAATCATAAGAACCAAAAAGGTAAGTAAGAAATatctttcaaattaaaattgtaTATTTCGAATTaaagattcctttttttttttttaaatatttataatttctttcttgttcatTTGAGTTGTAAAACAAGTGGTTGGAAGTTGATAAActtctatttcaaaaaatttcacttGCAGAGGAAGGACGAGGTTCAAGCACTTAAGATATTTAGATCTAGTGACTCCATAGAGATTACAAATGAAGAGTTTGAAAGGTTAAAAAATCTAAGATTCCTCGAGCTACACTTTGGGAACTTATGCTGGGGATTTTGCGAGGTgtcattcaaatttgagatggtTTTCTTGGCATTCTCCTCATGACTTTAGGGCAGCCAATATGTATTTGGATCATCTTGTTGTTTGTAAACTCGACACTATTGACTTCAAGGATGATTCAAAAGCATGGGACTTGATTAAGGTAAATTACTTGTTTTAGTTCTAGTTTGACAATTTCCATGTGTCCTATGTGATGGTTCTTACAATTAAAtgtcatcctttttttttacagAGGGCACAAAATTTAAGAGTTCTATCTGTTACTCGGTGTTCTAGCATAACAAAAATCCCAGACTTCTCTAGATGCTCGCATCTAGAGAGGTTGACTCTTGCAAACTGCTTCAATCTAGAGAGAATTGAGAGCTTCATAGGAGATCTAGTGTCATTGATTGAATTAAAGATCGAAGAGTGCGATGGTCTTACTGATTTGCCTAAAGAACTGGGGGCATTGGTGAAGCTTAAGCACTTTTCATTGTCAGGATGTAGAGGGTTGAGAGAACTTCTAGGTTCACTTGGAAATTTAACCTCATTAATAGAGTTGGACTTATCAGGTACCAACATTGCTAAAACTCCTAGAATGCCTTTGTTGGGTCATGCACAGGAGATTCCTCTGGATACATCTGACTTTAAATCCAAGTCAGACAAGGTGCGGCATCTTCTTCATCAATATACTGTAGATGTGcatgaattgatttgttttaGTTTCAGTTTGATGCTATATTTTGGTAAAACGGCGCAAACTGTAATAAAGTTAAAACATTATTCTGAAATTTACatgcatgaatttttttttttaatccaacgACAAAAAATCATCAGAGATACCtctaaattatttcaaatgcaTGAGAGTTCTTCCGACGCATTCTTTGTAATTTGAAATGTCGTTTGGTA
This genomic stretch from Eucalyptus grandis isolate ANBG69807.140 chromosome 3, ASM1654582v1, whole genome shotgun sequence harbors:
- the LOC120291443 gene encoding disease resistance protein RPV1-like, giving the protein MAISEAGMSSDVAQVSEGEYKVLLSFRGSDTRYGFTDFLYHGLVDAGVCVFKEDDELPIDKMIGENLLHIINNSMLYIPIFSQTYASSKRCLQELALIVENVSKSEGQKSILPIFLDVEPEDVKLRTPLYSTAFGKHNEDFPHEAEAWRKALAEVDEIKGWNVKKDQSQATIVKLVVEKVLEKLEMKRKSVTEHLIGLEDRVKQLTELLDVNHQDVKLIGIHGKGGIGKTTIAKIIFNKLSSHFEKRCSFLENI
- the LOC104437911 gene encoding uncharacterized protein LOC104437911 isoform X2, whose translation is MYLDHLVVCKLDTIDFKDDSKAWDLIKRAQNLRVLSVTRCSSITKIPDFSRCSHLERLTLANCFNLERIESFIGDLVSLIELKIEECDGLTDLPKELGALVKLKHFSLSGCRGLRELLGSLGNLTSLIELDLSGTNIAKTPRMPLLGHAQEIPLDTSDFKSKSDKTEGGEKAIASWMSKESCKQEMEQTEREEKAKAWWKSKEFFKQEMEMTKTEGGEKPTVCWTSKESCKQEMEQTKGEEKATSWWTGKEHCKPEIEQNEGKEKATEWWTSKESCKQEMEQTDGGEKATAWWTSKESCKQEMEQVSD
- the LOC104437911 gene encoding uncharacterized protein LOC104437911 isoform X1; its protein translation is MYLDHLVVCKLDTIDFKDDSKAWDLIKRAQNLRVLSVTRCSSITKIPDFSRCSHLERLTLANCFNLERIESFIGDLVSLIELKIEECDGLTDLPKELGALVKLKHFSLSGCRGLRELLGSLGNLTSLIELDLSGTNIAKTPRMPLLGHAQEIPLDTSDFKSKSDKTEGGEKAIASWMSKESCKQEMEQTEREEKAKAWWKSKEFFKQEMEMTKTEGGEKPTVCWTSKESCKQEMEQTKGEEKATSWWTGKEHCKPEIEQNEGKEKATEWWTSKESCKQEMEQTKTDGGEKATAWWTSKESCKQEMEQVSD